The Apodemus sylvaticus chromosome 19, mApoSyl1.1, whole genome shotgun sequence sequence GAAGCAGTTAAAAGTATGTCTGCCAATCCTAacgacctggattcaattccatGGACCCTAACAATAGAATTAAAgcaattcccacaagttgtcctctgacctccacacatataccatctctctctctctctctctctctctctctctctctctctctctcacacacacacacacacacacacatctctctctctctcacacacacacacacacatctctctctctctctctttctctctctctctctctctctctcacacacacacaaataagtgcAGTGTATATTAggaatattaataattatttattttatatcatgtgtattagtattttgcctgcatgtgcgtATGTTAACTACATGGGTACATGGCTGCAGGgaccaaaagaaggcatcttaTCTCCGAGAGCTAGAGTTGTGGATGGTTATAATCCACCATGTGGGGGATGGGGACTGTCCTAGGGTACTCTGCAAGAAGAGCACAtgcccttaacagctgagccacctctccagcccccacacaatgtattttgaaagggggggggggagagagagaagaaggaggcggaagaagaggagaaggagaaggagaaaagaagaagaagaggaggaggaggaggaggaggaggaggaggagaagaagaagaacaacaagaacaagaagaagaagaacaagaacaagaagaacaaacaagaacaaacaagaagaacaagaagaacaagaacaagaagaacaagaacaagagcaagaagaacaacaagaagaagaacaacaagaagaagaagaacaacaagaagaagacaaGGACTGATTTCTGTAATGTTGAGAGGCAGTTCCATCTTTGAGGATGTGAAATGGGAAGCCAGGGAGGGGTACACAGGACCCTCTAAGATATGTGGAATGTCTCTTTTACAACCTTAGCCTGGGTATTGGATGCATCAGAGGTTGAACTTGTTTATActgtacatatttgttttgtttataatttgGTTTGAATATAAATTAATAACAATGAGAAATATCTTGTAGGAGGTAAAACAAGGTGAGAAGAAATGAAATCAGAAGGGTCTGGGAAAATAATGGGACAGTACGTGGGGACCTGGAACTGAGTGTTCTTTCATCTTAAGACACTTCTGGCAGAGTGCCACCCATCTATTGCCTTCCTGTCCTCTGCCAGACCAGAGAACCCTGTGTcctaagttcagtttccagagtAGCTGCAGTCTCCCTCTTCCCTCACTGAGCTATGCTCCAATACTTGGAATCACTTCAATGATGGTATTCTCCCATATGAAATGTCCCCCGAATATGCCCTTTATGATTCTTTACCGTCATTCACCCTACACAACCCACATGGCTGGCATTTATAACTGAGTCTTTTAATAATGCAACTGTGAGCCATGGTGATTTTAACAAACCACTCTTACCTCCTGCCTGTTAACGTCTCATGAGGACTGAGTGATTGAACCAACGCTACTTCCTAACCAGGGCAGTGGTTTACTAAAAGATGATTAAAGAAGCTAAGACAGGGGAAATAGTCTGCTATGTATGCATAGAGTCTCATATAGTGGAAGAAAATCTCTCACATGCATAGCACATGCTTAGCCAGGTTTGGTAGCTCACTCTTACAAGTCCAGCATTCCAGAAGCTGATGCAGGGAGACTGCCCAGACCCAGTGGCAAGCCTGTacatcaaaacaaaaccctatttcaaattaacaaaatcaaaaagacTTATTCATTCTGTGATGACCTACCTTACAAGAtaagaagtataaaataaaaaatacttctaGTCATGCCAAAGAGTATTCACCAAGTCAACACAGAAATAATGAGACTTCAAAACTTACCAGAGATATGACCTGAAATTCATTCAAAATAAttggttttaatttcttttattatttatttttatttatttatctgtttgtttatttgttttgataaacTACAGTTCATGCTTGACAGTTTTCTTGCTCAAAGATACATCCTCAGACCTAAACCACAGTATTTAGCTACTTTCTCCAAGAGATAATAGGCATGAGATAGCACTGAGGAAACAGTGAACTAGTTGATTCATCCATCTGAAATCTGCATTCTCCATCCTTAACCAGAAAGTCAGAGGCACCAATATGAGGATCTACTCAATCTCTACCACAGTCTTCATTTCTTCCTGGCCACTAGACAATGTTTGACCAGGTGAAACAGGTGAAGGCAAGGACCTATTTGGTGATGGGCCTGGAAGTAGACCTTGTGagagcagaggaagaagaaaaatgtccACCTGGCATGTCCTGACAATGTCCTGAGAAGCACACGAAGGGCATTCTCACCAGGCCCTTTGTACCACACTAATCTGACAGTCTCATCCCTCTAACTGGACACAGAGACCATGGTCAACCAGAGCTCCCCCATGGGCTTCCTCCTGCTGGGCTTCTCTGAACACCCACACCTGGAAAAAGTTCTCTTCGTGGTTGTCTTGTGCTCCTACCTCCTCACTCTCCTAGGAAACACACTCATCCTCCTGCTGTCCACACTGGACCCCAGGCTCCACTCTCcaatgtacttcttcctctctAACCTCTCCTTCTTGGACCTCTGCTTCACCACAACCTGTGTCCCCCAGATGCTGTTCAACCTCTGGGGCCCCACAAAGACCATCAGCTTCCTGGGATGTTCTGTACAGCTCTTCATCTTCATGCTCCTGGGGACAACAGAGTGCATCCTCCTGACAGTGATGGCCTTTGACCGCTATGTGGCTGTCTGCCAGCCCCTGCACTATGCCACCATCATCCACCCCCGCCTATGTCGGCAGTTGGCAGGTGTGTCCTGGGCTATAGGTTTGGTCCAATCCATAGTTCAGATACCACCCACCCTCAAACTGCCCTTCTGTCCCCACAGGCAGATAGATGACTTTTTGTGTGAAGTCCCATCTCTAATTCGACTGTCTTGTGGGGACACCACGTTTAATGAGATTCAGTTGGCAGTTGCAGGTGTCATCTTCCTACTTGTGCCTCTGAGCCTCATCCTAGTCTCTTATGGTGTCATTGTCATGGCTGTGCTGAAAACTAACTCTTCAAAAGGGCGCAGGAAAGCTTTTGGGACCTGTTCATCCCACCTCATTGTGGTCACCCTCTTCTACAGCTCAGTGATTGCTGTTTATCTGCAGCCCAAAAATCCCTATGCCCAAGAGAGGGCGAAGTTCTTTGGTCTCTTTTATGCAGTGGGCACACCCACACTCAACCCTCTTGTGTACACCCTGAGGAACAAGGAGGTAAAGAGGGCATTCTGGAGGCTGCTGAGGAAGGATACGGATTCTGGAGGAAGCTAAGGGCAAAATACTTGTGTGTTTTCTGAATTAAAAAGTTTCTTCACAATATGTATGTTGCATTTTTATacctgtgcatatatgtgtaataataatataataaaagaagCTATAGACTTGAGAGGGAGACATGTGAGGAGTTGGAGTCAGGGAATCTAAGAGTGG is a genomic window containing:
- the LOC127669775 gene encoding olfactory receptor 2H2-like encodes the protein MVNQSSPMGFLLLGFSEHPHLEKVLFVVVLCSYLLTLLGNTLILLLSTLDPRLHSPMYFFLSNLSFLDLCFTTTCVPQMLFNLWGPTKTISFLGCSVQLFIFMLLGTTECILLTVMAFDRYVAVCQPLHYATIIHPRLCRQLAGVSWAIGLVQSIVQIPPTLKLPFCPHRQIDDFLCEVPSLIRLSCGDTTFNEIQLAVAGVIFLLVPLSLILVSYGVIVMAVLKTNSSKGRRKAFGTCSSHLIVVTLFYSSVIAVYLQPKNPYAQERAKFFGLFYAVGTPTLNPLVYTLRNKEVKRAFWRLLRKDTDSGGS